Genomic segment of Caproiciproducens sp. NJN-50:
GGCGGGATTGGCCCTGCCCGCGCGAATCGCGCCATAATCACCCGAAAGGACGGAAACGCTCTTTTTCATACGGCTTTCCGCATCAGACAATATTTCTTTCATGACTCATCCTCCTTTATATCTTTTACGATGGTTCCGATCGGTTCTCCGCAGACCGCCCGGATAATATTTTCCGGCTGGTCAATGCTGAAAACCAGAATCGGTATGTGGTTATCCATGCAAAGCGAAGCGGCGGTGCTGTCCATGACCTGAAGCCCGCGGTTGAGCACATCCAGAAAGGAAAGGGAACTGAACTTGACCGCGTTTTTGTTTGTCCTGGGATCACAGTCATAAACCCCATCCACCATGGTGGCCTTCAGAACGATATCCGCGTCAATTTCGGCAGCTCTGAGAGCCGCGGCCGTATCGGTGGAGAAGAAAGGGTTTCCCGTGCCGCAGCCGAACACCACAACTCTTCCCTTCTCCATATGCCGGACCGCGCGGTTGCGGATATACGGCTCCGCGATCTGTCTCATCTCAATGGCGGTCTGGACGCGGACCTGGACGCCGAGCTGTTCCAGAGCGTCCGCCACGCCGAGCGCATTGATCGTGGTGGCGAGCATTCCCATATGATCCGCGCGCGTCCGGTCCATTTTTCCGCTGCTGCGCCCGCGCCAGAAATTTCCGCCGCCGACAACAATGCCGATCTGCACTCCCATTTCGGCGCACTCCTTGACCGGTTTGCAGATTTCCAGGACCCTGTCGAAATCGATCCCGTGGGTCTTGGCTCCGGCCAGACTTTCGCCGCTGAGCTTGAGCAATATTCTTTTATATTTTGGCTGCAATTCCAACACTCCTATTCAGTTTCTCTTATTTTACATGATGGATTGTGCAAAGTAAAGCGTTTCATCGCTAAATATAGTTATTCTTGCCAGGTTGCGGCTGACAAAGACAACCCTGGAAAACCTTTTTCAGCCGGTCATAAAAACAGCCGCCCAACTTCTTCACAATTGGCGGCTGGACATCCGTTTCCCAAGCGGTGAAAAACGGATTATTTAGATTTGCTCTTTATGATCCGATTCAACTCGTCCATAAACGTGTTGACATCTTTAAACTGGCGGTATACAGAGGCAAAGCGCACATAGGCCACTTCGTCCACCGTTTTCAGCTTTTCCATCGCATACTGGCCGATCAGGCTCGACGGAATTTCACGGTCCAGCGAATTTTGAAGCATGTTCTCGATTTCGTCGACGATCTTTTCCAGCGTTTCGATGGAGACAGGGCGCTTTTCACAGGCGCGCAAAAGGCCGTTCATCAGCTTATTGCGGTCGAACGCCTCTCTGGATTTATCTTTTTTGATTACGATGATGGGCACCGTCTCAATCACCTCATAGGTGGTAAAGCGCTTGGAACATTTCAGGCATTCCCTGCGTCTGCGAATCCGTTCTCCCTCATCCGTCGGGCGGGAATCAATTACCTTGCTTTCTGCGTAACCGCAATATGGGCACTTCATCGGTCGGATCACCTCTGGCTTATTATACCAATTTTCCTTATCAATATCAAGCGAAACTATGAAATCCTTCCTGTTAATTCTTCAACCACCCGTTTCGCCGCAAGCAGTTCTTCCAAACGGTTAAAGTTGTGCCGGTATACTTCAATAATAAAGTCTCCGCTGTAGTGAAAACTTTTCAGAAGACGCAGCAGCGCCGGATAATCCATGGTCCCGCAGCCGGGAAGCAGACAGTCAAAACCGGGCCTGTTGTCATTCATGTGCACATGGACGATTTGATCCCCCATCGCGGCGCAAAGCCGGAACGGGTCCTGCCCGCCGCGGACCGCCTGCTTGATGTCCAGCACAAACGCGCAGTCCTGGCCGCAGTATTTTTTCATTTTTAAAAGGAAAGCAGGATCGTCGCTCAGAAACTGATTGACATTTTCCTGTGCCACCGTGACGCCGAATTTCCTGCCGAGCTGAAATAAATCTCCGTACCGGTCAAAATACTGCTCCTCTGAAACCGGAGAATGCTTGTCGTTCCTTTTGCCATGAAGGACGAGAAAATCGGCTCCCAGCAAGTTGCAGACCTCCAGGTAGCGTTTGTAAAATTCCAGCCCGTCCTGAAACCTTCTTTCGTAATCGGAAAAAAGGAGAAAGCTTTCATAGCCGGAAGTAAATGGATGCAGCGACTTGACGCGGCTGCCGGTATCCGCGGCTTTCAGCCGGAGATCCCTGACAAAATCCGGTTTCAGTTCACTGAATGTATTGATAAAGATTTCAAATTCATGAAATCCCAACTGCAGCAATGTGGAAAAAGCGTCTTCCAAGAGCATGGGGTACAAACAGGCAGTAGAAATGCCAGCCTTCATAAAACCACCTCTAAATGATTATATCATATCGCCGACGGGGTGAAAAGTCCAGATTAAACCGCCTTGCATCCGGGCATCCTATTATTTGGTCAAGAACCGGGAGGAAGGCTGTAATGAAGCGAAAGAAAAAAAGGAATCTGATTACCGCGGAACTGTTACGGGTCTCCCGGTTAAGCATGGAAGCGGCCGAGCTGGTCCTTCCGGTCATCCGGGATGAAAATCTGAAGTACCAGGTGGAACGGCAGCGGGAAGCATACCGCACCGCCGCAGCGCGGTCCGCCGAGCTTCTCCGGAAAAACGGATTGGATCCCATCGAACAGCCGGATTTAATGGAGCGGGTTCTCCGCGGCTCCATTAAAACGGACACTTTCTGGAACAAGAGCGCTCCCCATATCGCGCAGATCGCCATTCACTGCACGGATGCCGCGATGAAGGATCTGGCCAAAACGATGAACCTGTCCGCCGACGAGGGAACGGAAAGCCGAAAGCTTGCGGAAGAGTTCCTGGACGCGGGGCAAAGGAACATCGACCTTCTGAAGCAATACCTGTAAGAATGCAGGCGGCGTCTGTCCGCTTGATTTCGACCCTCGATTCCGTTATAATAAGGAAAAAGCGGGAATGCCGCGTTCTGCGCGGGTCCGCAGTACATAGGAAGGGCATTGCATGGGCTACCTCAGTGTTGGAAATCTGGCAAAGTCGTTCGGGACCCAAACGGTTTTGAACGGCGTTTCTTTTGAAATACAGGAAAACGACAGGGTCGGTCTTATCGGAAGCAACGGCTCCGGCAAAACGACGCTGTTTAAATTGATTGCAGGAGAATTGAATCCGGATACGGGAACCATCTCCATGGCAGGCAAAACGGCGCTTGGCTATATGGAGCAACATGTTTGCCGCGACCTGGACCGGAGCGCGGTCGACGAGGTTCTGACGGTGTTTTCGCCGCTGATTTCCCAGGAGCGCGAATTGGAGGAAATCGGGCGGACCCTGCGAAGCGGCGCCGCGGACAACCTAGACGCCCTGGTGGAACGCCAGACCGCCCTGAACGACCGATTTATCGCGAACGGCGGCCTGACATTCCGAAGCCGGGCCCGTTCCGCCCTCCTTGGCCTTGGTTTCGCGGAGGAACAGGCCGGGGTTCCTGTGGGAAAGCTGAGCGGCGGGCAGCGCGCAAAACTGCAGCTGGCCAGACTGCTTCTCAGCGGCGCCAACCTGATGCTGCTCGACGAGCCGACCAACCATCTCGATCTTGCGTCCGTCGAATGGCTGGAGGAATTTCTCCTCTCTTCCAAAGCGGCATTTCTGGTCATCTCCCACGACCGCTTTTTTCTGGACCGGGTGACAAACCGGACTTTTGAACTGAAGAATCACAAATTAAGTCTTTACAAAGGAAGCTATACTTCCTATTCGGAACAAAAAGATCACAAGGAACTGTCTTTAAGGCGAAGCTATGAGAATACGAAAAAGGAAATCAACCGGCTCGAAGGCATCGTGGAACAGCAGCGCAGATGGAACCGCGAAAAAAATATCAAAACGGCGGAAAGCAAGCAGAAGATGATTAACCGGCTGGAACAGACGCTTGTAAAACCGGACGCTCAGGAGGAGGCGCTCTGTTTCCATTTCGGAACCGGCCCGCGCAGCGGAAACGACGTGCTGACAACAAAAGGGCTTGACCTGTCGTTTGGGGAAAACCGCCTGTTCCGAAACGTTTCGTTTGACATCCACCGCGGAGACCGGATCTTTCTGATCGGACCGAACGGCTGCGGCAAAACTTCCCTGTTCAAAGTGCTGCTCGGCCAGATTTCCCCCGACCATGGGTTCTGCCGTATCGGGACCGGCGTGAAAATCGGTTACTACGACCAGCTGCAAACCGGACTGAATCCGGAAAAGCGGGTCATTGATGAAATTTGGGATTATTATCCCCGGATGACGGAAACACAGGTCCGCAGCGCGCTCGCGGTTTTCCTGTTTCAGGGGGACGACGTTTTCAAGCAGACCTCCGCGCTCAGCGGCGGCGAACGGGCAAGAGTCCTGCTGCTGCGTCTGATGCTTTCCCAGGCCAACTTTCTCTTGCTGGACGAGCCGACCAATCATCTTGATCTCCCGTCGTGCGAAGCGCTGGAAGCCGCACTGAAGGATTACGACGGAACTCTGTTCGTCATTTCCCACGACCGGTATTTCATCAATAAAACTGCCAGCAGGATCTATGCTCTGAAGCCCGAGGGAGTCGAAGATTGCGGCGAAAGCTACTCTGAATATCTGGACCGGGTCAAGGGAGAGCGATCCGATCCTTTCGTCCGTGAAGTCCGCGGGGACAGCGGCTACAAAATGAAAAAAAAGCAGGAAGCAGCTCTTCGGAAACAAAAATCCGCCATTCTTCGCCTGGAACGGCAGATCGAGCAAAACGAAACTGAAATCGCGGATTTGCAGGAAAAGTTTTCCGATCCCGCCACCGCGAGCGACTACCAGGCGGCAATGGAACTAACGGAAAAAATCGACGCGATGAAAGCGGAAAACGAAAAGCTTTTCGAGGAATGGAGCCGGCTCTCCCAAAGCCAGGAGGCATAAAAAAACAGCGCCGGTCTTTTCGGGCCGCGCTGTACCTCTCATTTTAAGCTTTTACCGGTATGGGATCACATTGGAACTGTTGTAACTGCCTGATAAAATCATCCGCATTATTGCTGTCGACTTCGATTTTCAACGGCTTGGACAAATCAAGGCTGAAAATTCCCATAATCGATTTTGCATCGATTTTGTACTTGTCGGTAGCAAGATTGATCGGAAAATTATAACTGTTTGTCAATGTTACAAATTTTTTCACTGCTTCAATGCTGGAAAGAAGAATCGAAGACGTGTACATACAGTTACCTCCCTTAGTAATTTATCAGTACAAATATATATCAAATTTGACAAGAGGTCAATATTCAATCTGCCTAATAGATTTTTTATTAAGGTAAAACAAAATATCTACTTTTTAAAGGTGTGCAAATGAAAGTAACCGTCATTACCCTTGGATGCAAGGTCAATCAATATGAATCCCAGGTTCTGCTGAACCGTCTGCAAGCGGCCGGTTTTACCGAATGCGGCCCTTTGGAGGAAAGCGACGTCGTCATCCTGAACACTTGCACGGTGACGTCGATGAGCGACCGGAAAACGCGCCAGATGCTTCACAAGGCACGCAGGGAAAATCCGGACGCCGTTCTGATTGCGACCGGATGTCTGCCGCAGGCGTTTCCCGGGGCGGCGGACGACCAGCTAGCCGAAGCCGACATCGTTCTGGGAAACTCCAACCGTTCCTCCCTCCTGCCGGACCTGCAGAAATTCTTAAGGGACCGCCGGAGGATCGTCGATATTGTCCCCCATGAAAAAGACGAAAAATTCGAACCGATGAGCACGAACGGTTTTTTTGAACGGACCCGCGCTTTTCTGAAAATAGAAGACGGCTGCAACCGGTATTGCTCTTATTGCATCATCCCCTATGCGCGAGGTGCGGTGCGTTCCAAGCCTCTGGCCGAGCTGAAAGCTGAACTGAGGGAGTTGGCTGCCGGAGGATACCTGGAAGTAGTATTAACCGGAATCAACCTGTCCGCTTATGGCCAGGACCTAGGCCTGACACTCTGCGACGCGGTGGAAGCCGCCTGCGCGACGGAGGGAATCCGGCGTGTCAGGCTCGGTTCCCTGGAACCTGAGCAGTTGGATGAATCCGTAATCGCGAGGATGCGGCGTCAGGAAAAACTTTGCCCGCAGTTCCATCTTTCCCTCCAGAGCGGCTGCGACGAAACCTTAAAACGCATGAACCGTCATTACGACACGGAGGAATACCGCGGGATCGTATCCAACCTGCGCCGGGAATTCGCAAACGCGGCCATCACGACGGATATCATGGTGGGATTTCCGGGTGAGACCGAAGAGGAATTCATGAAATCAAGAGCATTTCTGGAAGAAATCGGTTTTGCAAAGGCGCATGTTTTCGCTTACTCCCGGCGGCCCGGCACCGCCGCCGACCGCGCTCCGGGACAAGTGGACCCGAAAGGGAAAGAGGACCGCAGCCGCCGCATGATCGAAGCCGCCCAAAAAACGAGGTCGGCTTTTTTGCAGAGCCAACGCGGGCTGACGGAGTCCGTCCTGTTTGAGCAAAAATGCTCCGCCGGCGTCTACGAAGGTTACACGGCGAATTACACGCCAGTCAGAACGCACAGCGCAGAAGACCTCCGCGGAAAAATCCTGCCGGTCCATATTTCCGAAGCTACGGAGGACTTCTGTCTTGCGGAACCGGTTCAGGGCGAGCGCGCCAAAGCTTCCACAACGTTCTGAACCTCCTGCTTGGTCTGGTCTTTGTCCAGATAATCGGAGGAATAGAACATAAAGCCGTCGCAGGAGGTCTGGCGCCCGTATTCGACCTGGCTGGCCAGGATTCCGCTGGAGTCTTTCCATGTGCCGCTGTCCGCGTCGGAACCCGCCTTATAGACCGCAAGCCCTAAGTATAATTTGATGTCTTTGCCGGTGACCAATTGCCTCCATGTTTTTGCAGCAGTGTCGAACGGCAGAACCGGATTTTCAAAGTTTACATAAAGCTGAGGACAAATATAATCCACATATCCGGATACGGAGCACCATTCCGTGACGTCCGCACCCATCGCCAGGTCGTTCTGGACATTGCCCTGCGGCGCGATTCCAAACGGCATGGAAGGTTTGACGGATTTTATCTCCTGATACACCAGAGAGACCATTGCGCTGATATTGGCCTGCCGCCAGTCGGCCAGCGCCATCGGCGTTCCGGTTTTAGCGGCGGACGTCTTGTACGCGGCATACGCCGTCTGGTCGAACGATGCGTCCTGCGTCGGATAGAAATAGTCGTCGAATTGAATTCCGTCCACATCGTATTTTTGGGCAATTTCTTTTGTGCCGTCGGCAACCAGCCGGCGGACGCCGTCGTAAGCCGGGTTGAGATATTTGCCGCCCTCAAAGTCAACCGCCCAGTCGGATTTTCCGGAATCATTTTTCCAGGTGTTGTAGATATTGTTCACCGCTAAAATCGAAGGCGTATTGGAAACCTGGATCCGCAGAGGATTCACCCACGCCTGAATTTTCAGCCCGGCCTGATGGGAGGCTTTTACCATATCTGCCAAAGGGTCATACCCCGGATTGACTCCCTGCGTTCCGCCGACAACATGACTCCACGGAAAATAGGAGGACGGATAGAGCGCATCCGCGAAAGGCCTTACCTGGACAATCAGAGTGTTCATGCCGCATTTTTTCGCATTTCCGACAATCGTGTTGAACTTTTTCAGGAAAGCCTGTTCGCTTTTATCGTCGTCCCTGCTCATATTCAGGCTCAGATAGGGCACCCAGACCGCCCGCATCTCATCCGTGCTTCCCAAATTTTGAACGGCGGCTTCCACAGAGGAAACCGCACCGGCCGCGCCGGCTGATCCGGAAACCTCGGACAAAGATCCGGAAACGGTTTGGCTGCGGTTTAAGTTGACCGCCATGGTGACTGCGATCACAACCGCAAGGAGAAAAAAGCAAACAAAAATACTGTGCCGGTTAAACAGTCTGATTACCATTTTTTTCATCCTTTCCATCATTTGACAGGAACGGGATTATCGTGTAGAATAAGGCTCTCGGAGGTGGCAGCATGTTTTTCATCATTGGAATTACCAGCGGTACAAGGGAACTCGGCCTGCGAGACTGCGGCTTTTTCCCCTGTTGTTCCATCCGGGGAAGCAGAGCTCTTGTCACATGCGTTTACCGCCAGTTTACCTTCTTCTTTCTGCCTCTGTTCCGTTTTGGAAAACGATATTTTGTCTCCTGCCCCAACTGCGGCGCGGTATATGAAATCAACCGGGAGGAAGGCAGGCGGATCGAGCGCGACCCCTCCGCCGAAATCGATCCGGACGCGGTCTTCCGCGTGGCAGGGCGTGCAGCGCGGTTCTGCCCGAACTGCGGAACACAGGTTGACCCGGAGAGCCGCTACTGCCCGCACTGTGGGGCAAAGCTGTAAGGATAAAGGAAAAAACGATGCCTGATTATATATATTGGACTTCCTATCTGATTATTATTAATCTTGCCGCGGCGGCGGCCGTTGTTCTGGATAAACACCGGGCAAAACGTCATTTGTGGCGGGTTCCGGAAAGCAGGCTCCTGCTTCTTTCCGCTCTCGGCGGCTCCCCCGCGATGCTGCTCACCATGCTTTTGATCCGCCACAAGACAAAACACGCAAAATTCATGGTTGGGATCCCGGCAATTATGACCGTGCAGGGATTCCTTCTGTATGTTGGATTTCGATTCTTAAAGTAGCCATGAAGCAGCCGATGAAAAAAATACGCGGCGTAATCGCCGCGCTTATCGCACAAAAATGCGCTTTGAAAGATTTTAATCTATTCAAAGCGCATTTTGCAAAATAGTAATATTTATTTTTGGTTTTTTATCTACGGCAAGTATTGTTCTTCTACAGCGCTGGCCACACCATTTTGAATTGTCAGCCAAAACACAGAAGTCGATGATGCGGAAATTCTGTCCGCCAATCCGTTTAGGTCCGATTGAAACGGCGTGCCGCTTGTGTCTCTGAAAATGCTGATTTTCGCATCCTTTGCAATCTCTATGGGATTTGTCTCCTTTTTAGAATTATAAATATAAAATCCATCCGGCATATCGTCTTGGGTTAAATGCAGTTCTTCCATACGCTTTTGATCGGAAGCCGTAACCCATTCCACTCGATCAGCCGCAACGGTTCCCGACTTGCAATCACAGCGGCTGAGATACGCGATGAATTTTTCCTCACGGAGAGAGTCAGACGCTTGCTGACCATGATCCGGTTGAGAAGAAGAAACAGATACAGAGCCGACCGGCTCACTGTCGAAAGGAGCTTTTGCAGAACAGGAACTCTCAAATCCGGCAATCAGCAATGCCAGCACACAAATGCACGCAATCCGGAGGCATACAGGAATATTTGAAAACAACCCTATCACCCCGCAGAAAAAAATCAGTTACCGAACAACCAGATTGACCAGTTTCGCCGGGACATAAATTTCCTTAACCAGTTTCTTCCCTTCTATTTCAGCGGAAATCTTACCGTTCGCCTTCGCCTGGGAAAGGGCGTCCTCTTTCGCGATGTCCGCCGGGACCGTCAGCCGCGCGCGGACCTTGCCATTGACCTGGACGGCGATTTCGATGGTTTCATCCACGCATTTCGCCTCGTCAAATTCCGGCCACTCCTGCTGGCAGACCATGCCGCCGAATCGCTGGTTTTCCCAGACCTCCTCGCAGACATGGGGAGCGAACAGGTTCAGAAGGAGAGTGAAAGTTCTGAGTTCTCCTTTCGTAATGGAGCCGGCCGCCGTAACATCGTTGATCAGCGACATCAGAGCCGCGATGGCCGTGTTGAATTTCAGGTTTTCAACGTCTTCTCCGACCTTTTTGATTGCCTTGTTGAACGGCACTTCCAGCTCCCTGCGGATTTCATCCCCTCCGCAGACGATGTCCTGAAGGTTCCAGAACCGCTCGACAAAGCGGCGGCAGCCTTTGATTCCGTTGGTACTCCACGGCGCGGCCTTCTCAAAATCGCCGATGAACATCTCGTAA
This window contains:
- the pyrH gene encoding UMP kinase, with protein sequence MQPKYKRILLKLSGESLAGAKTHGIDFDRVLEICKPVKECAEMGVQIGIVVGGGNFWRGRSSGKMDRTRADHMGMLATTINALGVADALEQLGVQVRVQTAIEMRQIAEPYIRNRAVRHMEKGRVVVFGCGTGNPFFSTDTAAALRAAEIDADIVLKATMVDGVYDCDPRTNKNAVKFSSLSFLDVLNRGLQVMDSTAASLCMDNHIPILVFSIDQPENIIRAVCGEPIGTIVKDIKEDES
- the nrdR gene encoding transcriptional regulator NrdR produces the protein MKCPYCGYAESKVIDSRPTDEGERIRRRRECLKCSKRFTTYEVIETVPIIVIKKDKSREAFDRNKLMNGLLRACEKRPVSIETLEKIVDEIENMLQNSLDREIPSSLIGQYAMEKLKTVDEVAYVRFASVYRQFKDVNTFMDELNRIIKSKSK
- a CDS encoding sugar phosphate isomerase/epimerase family protein; this encodes MKAGISTACLYPMLLEDAFSTLLQLGFHEFEIFINTFSELKPDFVRDLRLKAADTGSRVKSLHPFTSGYESFLLFSDYERRFQDGLEFYKRYLEVCNLLGADFLVLHGKRNDKHSPVSEEQYFDRYGDLFQLGRKFGVTVAQENVNQFLSDDPAFLLKMKKYCGQDCAFVLDIKQAVRGGQDPFRLCAAMGDQIVHVHMNDNRPGFDCLLPGCGTMDYPALLRLLKSFHYSGDFIIEVYRHNFNRLEELLAAKRVVEELTGRIS
- the abc-f gene encoding ribosomal protection-like ABC-F family protein is translated as MGYLSVGNLAKSFGTQTVLNGVSFEIQENDRVGLIGSNGSGKTTLFKLIAGELNPDTGTISMAGKTALGYMEQHVCRDLDRSAVDEVLTVFSPLISQERELEEIGRTLRSGAADNLDALVERQTALNDRFIANGGLTFRSRARSALLGLGFAEEQAGVPVGKLSGGQRAKLQLARLLLSGANLMLLDEPTNHLDLASVEWLEEFLLSSKAAFLVISHDRFFLDRVTNRTFELKNHKLSLYKGSYTSYSEQKDHKELSLRRSYENTKKEINRLEGIVEQQRRWNREKNIKTAESKQKMINRLEQTLVKPDAQEEALCFHFGTGPRSGNDVLTTKGLDLSFGENRLFRNVSFDIHRGDRIFLIGPNGCGKTSLFKVLLGQISPDHGFCRIGTGVKIGYYDQLQTGLNPEKRVIDEIWDYYPRMTETQVRSALAVFLFQGDDVFKQTSALSGGERARVLLLRLMLSQANFLLLDEPTNHLDLPSCEALEAALKDYDGTLFVISHDRYFINKTASRIYALKPEGVEDCGESYSEYLDRVKGERSDPFVREVRGDSGYKMKKKQEAALRKQKSAILRLERQIEQNETEIADLQEKFSDPATASDYQAAMELTEKIDAMKAENEKLFEEWSRLSQSQEA
- a CDS encoding HPr family phosphocarrier protein; this encodes MYTSSILLSSIEAVKKFVTLTNSYNFPINLATDKYKIDAKSIMGIFSLDLSKPLKIEVDSNNADDFIRQLQQFQCDPIPVKA
- the mtaB gene encoding tRNA (N(6)-L-threonylcarbamoyladenosine(37)-C(2))-methylthiotransferase MtaB, whose amino-acid sequence is MKVTVITLGCKVNQYESQVLLNRLQAAGFTECGPLEESDVVILNTCTVTSMSDRKTRQMLHKARRENPDAVLIATGCLPQAFPGAADDQLAEADIVLGNSNRSSLLPDLQKFLRDRRRIVDIVPHEKDEKFEPMSTNGFFERTRAFLKIEDGCNRYCSYCIIPYARGAVRSKPLAELKAELRELAAGGYLEVVLTGINLSAYGQDLGLTLCDAVEAACATEGIRRVRLGSLEPEQLDESVIARMRRQEKLCPQFHLSLQSGCDETLKRMNRHYDTEEYRGIVSNLRREFANAAITTDIMVGFPGETEEEFMKSRAFLEEIGFAKAHVFAYSRRPGTAADRAPGQVDPKGKEDRSRRMIEAAQKTRSAFLQSQRGLTESVLFEQKCSAGVYEGYTANYTPVRTHSAEDLRGKILPVHISEATEDFCLAEPVQGERAKASTTF
- a CDS encoding glycoside hydrolase family 10 protein; this translates as MVIRLFNRHSIFVCFFLLAVVIAVTMAVNLNRSQTVSGSLSEVSGSAGAAGAVSSVEAAVQNLGSTDEMRAVWVPYLSLNMSRDDDKSEQAFLKKFNTIVGNAKKCGMNTLIVQVRPFADALYPSSYFPWSHVVGGTQGVNPGYDPLADMVKASHQAGLKIQAWVNPLRIQVSNTPSILAVNNIYNTWKNDSGKSDWAVDFEGGKYLNPAYDGVRRLVADGTKEIAQKYDVDGIQFDDYFYPTQDASFDQTAYAAYKTSAAKTGTPMALADWRQANISAMVSLVYQEIKSVKPSMPFGIAPQGNVQNDLAMGADVTEWCSVSGYVDYICPQLYVNFENPVLPFDTAAKTWRQLVTGKDIKLYLGLAVYKAGSDADSGTWKDSSGILASQVEYGRQTSCDGFMFYSSDYLDKDQTKQEVQNVVEALARSP
- a CDS encoding zinc ribbon domain-containing protein encodes the protein MFFIIGITSGTRELGLRDCGFFPCCSIRGSRALVTCVYRQFTFFFLPLFRFGKRYFVSCPNCGAVYEINREEGRRIERDPSAEIDPDAVFRVAGRAARFCPNCGTQVDPESRYCPHCGAKL
- a CDS encoding DUF1294 domain-containing protein, with translation MPDYIYWTSYLIIINLAAAAAVVLDKHRAKRHLWRVPESRLLLLSALGGSPAMLLTMLLIRHKTKHAKFMVGIPAIMTVQGFLLYVGFRFLK